The Gasterosteus aculeatus chromosome 8, fGasAcu3.hap1.1, whole genome shotgun sequence genome has a window encoding:
- the LOC120823777 gene encoding calcium-activated potassium channel subunit beta-2 isoform X2, which translates to MFLWAGRKATDGRSEHRSIYQNIREYDVLDRKKTETALRAGEDRAILLGLSMVVLSVMMYFVLGITILRAYSDRVWTDKTSCTVVNSTIVCDVSCSYSCGAECRRSSRYPCLQVFVSLNSSGKVVRLLHDEETQDGDPECFYIPKCHKDYAATHAVVQNISERLRSQRTVTCFVDPTDRTDSAILTQIYGRVAVFHSLFWPTCTLIGGTIIIAMVKLTQYLSIMCERVSRAKR; encoded by the exons ATCCATCTACCAGAACATTCGTGAATATGACGTCCTGGACAGGAAGAAGACGGAGACCGCTCTGAGGGCGGGGGAGGACCGAGCCATACTGTTGGGCCTCAGCATGGTCGTCTTGTCGGTCATGATGTACTTTGTCCTGGGAATCACCATACTGCGCGCTTACTCAGACCG CGTGTGGACGGACAAAACTAGCTGCACCGTTGTGAATTCCACCATCGTGTGCGATGTAAGCTGTTCGTACAGCTGTGGAGCAGAGTGCCGGAGGAGTTCCCGTTACCCCTGTCTGCAGGTCTTCGTGAGCCTCAACTCCTCAGGAAAGGTGGTGCGATTGTTGCACGACGAGGAGACGCAGGACGGCGATCCAGAG TGCTTTTACATCCCAAAGTGCCATAAGGACTATGCAGCCACGCACGCTGTCGTTCAGAACATTTCTGAACGTCTCAGGTCTCAGCGCACAGTTACGTGTTTTGTGGACCCCACGGACAGGACGGACAGCGCCATCCTGACGCAGATCTACGGCCGGGTTGCGGTCTTCCACTCCCTGTTCTGGCCAACCTGCACCTTGATTGGAGGAACCATCATCATTGCCATGGTGAAGCTGACCCAGTACCTGTCAATCATGTGCGAGCGAGTAAGCCGCGCTAAGAGGTGA